From a region of the Helicobacter hepaticus ATCC 51449 genome:
- a CDS encoding DUF305 domain-containing protein: protein MKNIMLSKVLLNLVAIIGLINADTAMAEEAVHSSHMHQHKKKSPTISETMMNSMHKPMMDTTFAESDNIDLNYLSNMIPHHQGAIDASEILLKYSNNQKVRSQAQAIIKEQKAEIKEFQNLLPQLQEQKNLYSPKEVTLFNNQAKADMDTMMKNMNATKLTHQIDRDFLEGMIPHHQGAIDASKQILQYTQNENIKNIAKRIIQSQGQEIETFKTILKTIK from the coding sequence ATGAAAAATATAATGTTATCAAAAGTTTTATTAAATCTAGTAGCTATTATAGGCTTGATAAATGCTGATACTGCAATGGCAGAAGAAGCTGTGCATTCATCTCATATGCACCAACATAAGAAAAAATCTCCCACTATTTCAGAGACAATGATGAATTCAATGCATAAACCTATGATGGATACAACATTTGCAGAAAGTGATAATATAGATTTAAACTACCTTTCAAATATGATTCCTCACCATCAAGGCGCGATTGACGCTTCAGAAATACTTTTAAAATATTCTAACAATCAAAAAGTAAGATCTCAAGCTCAAGCAATTATTAAAGAACAAAAAGCTGAAATTAAGGAGTTTCAAAATCTTCTCCCACAGCTTCAAGAACAAAAGAATCTTTATAGCCCTAAAGAAGTAACACTCTTTAATAACCAAGCTAAAGCAGATATGGATACTATGATGAAGAATATGAACGCAACTAAGCTTACTCACCAAATTGACCGCGATTTCCTTGAAGGTATGATTCCTCACCATCAAGGCGCGATTGACGCTTCAAAACAAATATTACAATACACGCAAAATGAAAATATCAAGAATATCGCTAAACGTATTATTCAATCTCAAGGACAAGAAATTGAGACATTCAAAACCATTCTTAAGACTATCAAGTGA
- a CDS encoding SDR family NAD(P)-dependent oxidoreductase, whose protein sequence is MTALITGASSGFGKAIARLFVRNGHKVIILARREERINTLQNELGALCEKIICDVRDTQKIESALKLLPQEFQNIDVLINNAGLALGLTSADKANIADWEQMVEVNILALIKLTHLILPQMVAQGYGHIINIGSIAGTYSYPGGNVYGATKAFVKRFSLNLRADLYDKNIRISDIEPGLCGGSEFSQVRFKGDESKAKSVYEGTTPLMPEDIAQSVLWVASLPQHINVNTLEIMPTTQAPAALNVYKNTK, encoded by the coding sequence ATGACAGCACTCATCACTGGAGCATCATCGGGTTTTGGTAAAGCAATCGCTCGGCTTTTTGTCCGCAATGGGCACAAAGTAATTATTCTTGCACGAAGAGAAGAACGAATAAATACGCTACAAAATGAGCTTGGTGCATTATGTGAAAAAATTATATGCGATGTGCGAGATACACAAAAAATAGAATCTGCACTCAAATTGCTTCCTCAAGAATTTCAAAACATTGATGTGCTTATCAATAATGCAGGTTTAGCACTTGGTTTAACCAGCGCGGATAAAGCAAATATTGCCGATTGGGAACAAATGGTAGAGGTTAATATCTTAGCTCTCATAAAGCTTACGCATCTTATTTTGCCCCAAATGGTAGCTCAAGGTTATGGGCATATTATCAACATTGGCTCAATCGCAGGCACCTACTCCTATCCGGGTGGCAATGTGTATGGTGCTACAAAAGCTTTTGTGAAGAGATTTAGCCTCAATCTCCGTGCTGATTTATATGATAAAAATATCCGTATAAGTGATATTGAACCGGGCTTATGTGGTGGAAGTGAATTTTCACAAGTGCGCTTTAAGGGTGATGAAAGTAAGGCAAAAAGTGTATATGAAGGCACAACACCTCTTATGCCTGAAGATATTGCTCAAAGTGTATTGTGGGTTGCCTCACTGCCCCAACACATCAATGTTAATACACTTGAAATAATGCCCACAACCCAAGCTCCAGCAGCACTAAATGTATATAAAAATACAAAATAA
- a CDS encoding S1-like domain-containing RNA-binding protein, translated as MRHSKPFLRLSSESKNAGVKKTLAHTKTTNKHCVAKAIQIGKIQKLRIMRLSKYGAYLGTLPQDSIQHRESTYSAQIFTEVLLPNKFLPPQSAINDELEVFVLTDSEDRLVATTQTPKAQYGDIVELEVIDYASFGCFLDIGVDKHIFMPTQNPTRFKLHQKVVVVITLDKQSRLIAKTNIKSYLKPAPMLLLHKKIKAFVFEQTPLGFGCVIENAYYGLLYHNELPQGITLNIGTHIDAYIKNTSSHSHQRSDGKLDLTLNPPHSQEQKQFLLNQMPLALDFSASPQKVFNTLQMSKKLFKRLINELTREGKIEFISHKRMFERINKPQKKEIL; from the coding sequence TTGAGACATTCAAAACCATTCTTAAGACTATCAAGTGAATCTAAAAATGCAGGGGTTAAAAAAACTCTTGCACATACCAAAACAACAAACAAACATTGTGTTGCAAAAGCTATACAAATAGGCAAAATACAAAAGTTACGCATTATGCGCCTAAGCAAGTATGGTGCATATCTTGGCACACTGCCACAAGATTCTATACAACATAGAGAATCTACTTATTCCGCACAGATTTTTACAGAAGTGCTTTTACCTAATAAATTCCTTCCCCCACAAAGTGCAATCAATGATGAATTAGAAGTATTTGTGCTTACAGATTCAGAGGATCGGCTTGTTGCGACTACACAAACTCCAAAAGCACAATATGGCGATATAGTAGAGCTTGAAGTAATAGATTATGCCTCTTTTGGCTGCTTTTTAGACATAGGCGTTGATAAGCATATTTTTATGCCAACTCAAAACCCTACACGCTTTAAATTGCACCAAAAAGTAGTTGTAGTTATTACACTTGATAAACAATCACGCCTTATTGCTAAAACTAATATCAAATCTTATCTCAAACCCGCACCAATGCTACTATTACACAAAAAAATAAAAGCATTTGTCTTTGAGCAAACACCTTTAGGTTTTGGTTGTGTGATAGAAAATGCTTATTATGGCTTACTTTATCATAATGAATTACCACAAGGGATTACATTAAATATAGGCACACACATTGATGCTTACATCAAAAATACCTCATCACATTCACACCAACGCTCTGATGGCAAACTTGACCTCACACTTAATCCTCCACACTCACAAGAACAAAAGCAATTTTTACTTAATCAAATGCCCTTAGCACTTGATTTTTCTGCCTCGCCCCAAAAAGTCTTTAATACTCTACAAATGAGCAAAAAACTTTTTAAACGACTTATTAATGAACTCACAAGAGAAGGTAAGATTGAATTCATAAGTCACAAGCGTATGTTTGAACGCATCAATAAACCTCAAAAAAAGGAGATTTTATGA